tttctctttcttcttcattttcttgtaCACAAAAAATGCTAGGTAAGAAGTTTGGTTCAATGAAGAAATTAGTGAAGAAGGCTAAGGTTATTAGAACAACTAGTGCTAATGAATCACAACATCTTGAATATTTGCTTGTTAaggatcatgattatgatgatcaagATCAAGATCAAGATCATCAAGTGGCTAGTCCAACAAgtgaaaaatcatcaaaaaagatGGGGACATTTGCAATGTATGTAGGGGAAGAAAGAGAGCGATTCGCGGTGCCAACGAGCTATCTTTCACATCCATTGTTCAAGATTTTGTTGGAGAAGACATACAATGAGTTTGGATTTGAGCAAACAAATGGACTTGTTGTGCCATGTAGTGTGGTTGCATTTCAAGAAGTGGTCAATGCTGTGGAGTGTTGCAACGGGAAGTTTGATTTTGGTGATTTGGTAGAGGAATTTCTATGATTAGGTTGATATTTGCCAAGTTCATGTCTAGTATTAGATTAGTTGGGACATAGATTGTTGCTTTTGTGCCTCTTTTATAATGTAAGTACGACGACTACTACAACAGTTCTGTCCTGAACAAGCTGGGGCCGGCTAATACTACAACAGTTCTGTCCTGAACAAGCTGGGGCCGGCAGCTACTACAACAGTTCTGTCCTGAACAAGTTGAGGTCCGCTAATCCTACAACAGTTTTGTGCT
The sequence above is drawn from the Capsicum annuum cultivar UCD-10X-F1 unplaced genomic scaffold, UCD10Xv1.1 ctg65504, whole genome shotgun sequence genome and encodes:
- the LOC124893810 gene encoding indole-3-acetic acid-induced protein ARG7-like, with the translated sequence MLGKKFGSMKKLVKKAKVIRTTSANESQHLEYLLVKDHDYDDQDQDQDHQVASPTSEKSSKKMGTFAMYVGEERERFAVPTSYLSHPLFKILLEKTYNEFGFEQTNGLVVPCSVVAFQEVVNAVECCNGKFDFGDLVEEFL